A single Streptomyces sannanensis DNA region contains:
- a CDS encoding DUF3710 domain-containing protein produces the protein MFGRRKKSGSAQETPREAEQVVDGVEADDNDTADTAADTGQQRRASLPPAPRPDGPWDVSEVSAPDEGRVDLGGLFVPGVEGMELRVEVAGDAIVAATVVLHDSAVQLQGFAAPKKEGIWGEVREEIASGITQQGGVVDEIEGPLGWELRAQVPVQLPDGTNGVQMVRFVGVDGPRWFLRGVISGQGAVQPQAAGVLETIFRDTVVVRGEAPMAPRDPIVLKLPNDAQMVPEGVQQEAQENSRFSGGMGQLQRGPEITEVR, from the coding sequence GTGTTCGGACGTCGCAAGAAGAGCGGTTCCGCTCAGGAGACACCGCGCGAGGCCGAGCAGGTCGTCGACGGCGTCGAGGCGGACGACAACGACACCGCGGACACCGCGGCGGACACCGGGCAGCAGCGCAGGGCGAGCCTGCCGCCGGCCCCCCGGCCGGACGGCCCGTGGGACGTCTCCGAGGTCTCCGCGCCCGACGAGGGCCGGGTGGACCTGGGTGGTCTCTTCGTGCCCGGAGTCGAGGGCATGGAGCTGCGCGTCGAGGTCGCGGGTGACGCGATCGTCGCCGCCACGGTCGTGCTGCACGACAGCGCCGTACAGCTCCAGGGCTTCGCCGCGCCCAAGAAGGAGGGCATCTGGGGCGAGGTGCGTGAGGAGATCGCGTCCGGCATCACCCAGCAGGGCGGTGTGGTGGACGAGATCGAGGGTCCGCTCGGCTGGGAGCTGCGCGCCCAGGTTCCGGTACAGCTGCCGGACGGCACCAACGGCGTGCAGATGGTGCGTTTCGTGGGTGTGGACGGCCCCCGCTGGTTCCTGCGCGGTGTGATCTCCGGGCAGGGCGCGGTGCAGCCGCAGGCCGCGGGGGTGCTGGAGACGATCTTCCGGGACACCGTGGTGGTCCGTGGCGAGGCCCCGATGGCCCCGCGCGACCCGATCGTCCTCAAGCTGCCCAACGATGCCCAGATGGTGCCCGAGGGCGTCCAGCAGGAGGCCCAGGAGAACTCGCGCTTCTCCGGCGGCATGGGTCAGCTCCAGCGCGGCCCCGAGATCACCGAGGTGCGCTGA
- a CDS encoding TrkA family potassium uptake protein, which yields MRVAIAGAGAVGRSIAGELLENGHEVLLIDKAPTAISVERVPQAEWLLADACEITSLDEAALQRCNVVIAATGDDKVNLVVSLLAKTEYAVPRVVARVNNPKNEWLFNESWGVDVAVSTPRLMSALVEEAVSVGDLVRLLRFSHGDANLVELTLPPESAVAGTRVGDVAWPEDTSLVTIIRGNRVLTPNQEETLEAGDELLFVAAQAREEQLEDLLSVTREGNGG from the coding sequence ATGAGGGTCGCCATTGCCGGAGCCGGCGCGGTGGGCCGTTCCATCGCGGGCGAGCTGCTGGAGAACGGGCACGAAGTGCTCCTGATCGACAAGGCGCCGACCGCCATCTCGGTGGAGCGGGTGCCGCAGGCCGAGTGGCTGCTGGCCGACGCATGCGAGATCACCTCGCTGGACGAGGCCGCGCTGCAGCGCTGCAACGTCGTGATCGCGGCGACCGGTGACGACAAGGTGAACCTGGTCGTCTCGCTGCTCGCCAAGACCGAGTACGCGGTGCCGCGCGTCGTCGCCCGGGTCAACAACCCGAAGAACGAATGGCTCTTCAATGAGTCCTGGGGCGTCGATGTCGCCGTGTCCACGCCGCGCCTGATGTCCGCGCTGGTGGAAGAGGCGGTGAGCGTCGGCGACCTGGTTCGGCTGCTGCGCTTCAGCCACGGTGACGCCAACCTCGTGGAGCTGACGCTGCCGCCGGAGTCGGCGGTGGCGGGCACCCGGGTCGGCGACGTGGCGTGGCCGGAGGACACCTCGCTGGTCACGATCATCCGAGGCAACCGGGTGCTGACGCCGAACCAGGAGGAGACCCTGGAGGCCGGCGACGAGCTGCTGTTCGTGGCCGCGCAGGCGCGGGAGGAGCAGCTGGAGGATCTGCTGTCGGTGACCCGCGAGGGCAACGGGGGCTGA
- a CDS encoding OB-fold nucleic acid binding domain-containing protein, producing the protein MSAESRPEKSQKPTGRFRRMLDRLSSSQEDLHSAELQEDTQATGCTPISDCHDREIVKVTGTLRTVTLRPRAGVPALEAELYDGTAPLDVVWLGRRQIVGIEPGRKLIASGRISMSHGRRVLFNPKYELRPIGQE; encoded by the coding sequence ATGAGTGCTGAATCCCGCCCCGAGAAGTCCCAGAAGCCGACAGGGCGGTTCCGGCGGATGCTCGACCGGCTGTCCAGCTCCCAGGAGGATCTGCACTCCGCGGAGCTGCAGGAGGACACACAGGCCACGGGGTGCACTCCCATCTCGGACTGTCACGACCGCGAGATCGTCAAGGTGACTGGTACCTTGCGGACGGTCACGCTGCGCCCGCGGGCCGGCGTGCCCGCACTTGAGGCCGAGCTCTACGACGGCACGGCACCGCTGGACGTGGTCTGGCTGGGCCGGCGCCAGATCGTGGGTATAGAACCGGGCCGGAAGTTGATCGCCTCCGGCCGGATTTCCATGAGCCACGGCCGCAGAGTGCTGTTCAATCCCAAATACGAGCTCCGACCGATCGGACAGGAGTAG
- the dut gene encoding dUTP diphosphatase has translation MRTPVDVLIRRVDPEVPIPSYGHPGDAGADLVTTEAAELAPGERAVLPTGVSIALPDGYAAFVHPRSGLAARCGVALVNAPGTVDAGYRGEIKVIVVNLDPRESVRFERFDRIAQLVVQQVEKVRFHEVAELPGSARAEGGFGSTGGHAAVDGTQGGNRYASAVSDREGQ, from the coding sequence ATGCGTACTCCCGTGGACGTCCTCATCCGCCGCGTCGACCCCGAGGTGCCGATCCCGTCCTACGGGCACCCGGGCGACGCCGGTGCCGACCTGGTCACCACCGAGGCGGCCGAGCTCGCTCCCGGAGAGCGGGCGGTGCTGCCCACCGGGGTGTCCATCGCGCTGCCGGACGGCTACGCGGCCTTCGTGCATCCGCGCTCCGGACTCGCGGCCCGCTGCGGTGTCGCACTGGTGAATGCCCCAGGGACGGTGGATGCCGGGTACCGTGGAGAGATCAAGGTGATCGTGGTCAATCTCGACCCGCGCGAGAGCGTGCGGTTCGAGCGGTTCGACCGGATTGCTCAACTGGTCGTCCAGCAGGTCGAGAAGGTGCGCTTCCACGAGGTAGCGGAGCTTCCCGGCTCGGCGCGGGCCGAGGGGGGCTTCGGGTCCACCGGCGGCCATGCCGCCGTGGACGGCACACAGGGTGGGAATCGATACGCTTCGGCCGTATCCGACCGGGAAGGACAGTGA
- a CDS encoding potassium-transporting ATPase subunit C codes for MNSVSNTMRLIGAGIRALLVLTLLTGVIYPLLVTGIAQTAFSRKANGSEIRSEGRVVGSSLIGQRYDLPLQKGEETPAPDLKWFQPRPSNGLGVNTVNTQYKILLSGATNRAGDNPELIKWVKDAKAAVIKDNSTADFKVRPEDVPADAVTSSGSGLDPDISPEYARLQVHRVAELNHLDVEQVDKLVADHIQGRILGFMGEPRVNVLQLNIALKDLTGK; via the coding sequence ATGAACTCCGTGAGCAACACCATGCGGCTGATCGGGGCCGGGATCCGGGCCCTTCTCGTCCTCACCCTCCTCACCGGCGTGATCTACCCGCTGCTCGTCACCGGTATCGCCCAGACGGCATTCAGCCGGAAGGCCAACGGCTCCGAGATCAGGAGCGAGGGCAGGGTCGTCGGCTCGTCCTTGATCGGCCAGCGCTACGACCTGCCGCTGCAGAAGGGAGAGGAGACCCCCGCACCCGATCTGAAGTGGTTCCAGCCGCGTCCGTCCAACGGCCTCGGTGTCAACACCGTCAACACCCAGTACAAGATCCTCCTGTCCGGGGCGACCAACCGCGCCGGCGACAACCCGGAGCTGATCAAGTGGGTCAAGGACGCCAAGGCCGCGGTGATCAAGGACAACTCCACTGCGGACTTCAAGGTCCGGCCGGAGGACGTGCCGGCCGATGCCGTCACCTCCTCGGGCTCCGGACTCGACCCGGACATCTCCCCCGAGTACGCCAGGCTCCAGGTCCACCGCGTCGCCGAGCTCAACCACCTCGACGTCGAGCAGGTGGACAAGCTGGTCGCCGACCACATCCAGGGGAGGATCCTCGGCTTCATGGGCGAGCCCCGGGTGAACGTCCTCCAGCTCAACATCGCCCTGAAGGACCTCACCGGGAAGTGA
- the kdpB gene encoding potassium-transporting ATPase subunit KdpB, whose protein sequence is MTANLKHEDSMSTATPTRAPHQDIPTGHKPETGRVGAGLFDPKQLIKSLPDALYKLDPRVMAKSPVMFVVEIGSVLTTLFAVTNPDDWFGWAITAWLWLTVVFANLAEAVAEGRGKAQADTLRKAKTDTVARRLTADGKSEERVPGTDLRIGDHVVCEADDIIPGDGDVIEGVASVDESAITGESAPVIRESGGDRSAVTGGTKVLSDRIVIKITTKPGETFIDRMISLVEGAARQKTPNEIALNILLASLTIVFLLAVVTLQPFAAYAGAEQTMVVLVALLVCLIPTTIGALLSAIGIAGMDRLVQRNVLAMSGRAVEAAGDVSTLLLDKTGTITLGNRQAAEFVPVKGTTAAELADAAQLSSLADETPEGRSVVVLAKEKYGLRERHQGELSHAEWVPFTAQTRMSGVDLDGHRIRKGATASVIAWVEERGGTVAEDADAIADRISEAGGTPLLVAAEDGGGARVLGVIHLKDVVKDGMRERFDALRHMGIRTVMITGDNPLTARAIAEEAGVDDFLAEATPEDKMALIKREQAGGKLVAMTGDGTNDAPALAQADVGVAMNTGTSAAKEAGNMVDLDSNPTKLIEIVEIGKQLLITRGALTTFSIANDVAKYFAIIPAMFAVAYPGLDKLNIMGLASPESAILSAVIFNALIIIALVPLALKGVQYKPMSADRMLRRNLAVYGLGGLIAPFIGIKIIDLLISLIPGIG, encoded by the coding sequence ATGACCGCCAACCTGAAGCACGAGGACTCCATGTCCACCGCCACCCCGACCCGGGCACCCCACCAGGACATCCCGACCGGGCACAAGCCGGAGACCGGGCGCGTCGGCGCGGGCCTGTTCGACCCGAAGCAGCTGATCAAGTCGCTGCCGGACGCCTTGTACAAGCTCGACCCCCGGGTGATGGCCAAGTCCCCGGTGATGTTCGTGGTCGAGATCGGCTCCGTACTGACCACGCTCTTCGCCGTCACCAACCCCGATGACTGGTTCGGCTGGGCCATCACCGCCTGGCTGTGGCTGACGGTCGTCTTCGCCAACCTGGCGGAGGCCGTCGCCGAGGGGCGCGGCAAGGCCCAGGCCGACACCCTGCGCAAGGCCAAGACCGACACCGTCGCCCGCCGCCTGACCGCGGACGGCAAGTCCGAGGAGCGGGTGCCGGGCACCGATCTGCGTATCGGTGACCACGTTGTCTGCGAGGCCGACGACATCATCCCCGGCGACGGCGATGTCATCGAGGGTGTCGCCTCGGTCGACGAGTCCGCGATCACCGGCGAGTCGGCCCCGGTCATCCGGGAGTCCGGCGGCGACCGGTCCGCGGTCACCGGCGGCACCAAGGTGCTGTCCGACCGGATCGTCATCAAGATCACGACGAAGCCGGGCGAGACCTTCATCGACCGGATGATCAGCCTGGTCGAGGGCGCCGCCCGTCAGAAGACGCCCAATGAGATCGCGCTCAACATCCTGCTCGCGTCTCTGACGATCGTCTTCCTGCTCGCGGTCGTGACGCTGCAGCCCTTCGCGGCCTACGCGGGCGCCGAACAGACGATGGTCGTGCTGGTAGCGCTGCTGGTCTGCCTGATCCCGACCACGATCGGCGCGCTGCTCTCCGCGATCGGCATCGCGGGCATGGACCGCCTGGTGCAGCGCAATGTGCTCGCGATGTCGGGGCGCGCGGTCGAGGCGGCGGGCGATGTGTCGACGCTGCTGCTCGACAAGACCGGCACCATCACCCTCGGCAACCGCCAGGCCGCCGAATTCGTCCCGGTCAAGGGCACCACCGCAGCCGAGCTGGCGGATGCCGCGCAGCTCTCCTCGCTGGCCGACGAGACCCCGGAGGGCCGCTCGGTCGTCGTCCTGGCCAAGGAGAAGTACGGACTGCGCGAGCGGCATCAGGGCGAGCTGAGCCACGCCGAGTGGGTGCCTTTCACCGCCCAGACCCGCATGTCGGGTGTGGACCTCGACGGTCACAGAATCCGCAAGGGTGCGACCGCCTCGGTCATCGCCTGGGTCGAGGAACGCGGCGGCACGGTCGCCGAGGATGCCGACGCCATCGCAGACCGGATCTCCGAGGCGGGTGGTACGCCGCTGCTGGTCGCCGCCGAGGACGGCGGGGGCGCCCGCGTCCTGGGCGTCATCCACCTCAAGGACGTCGTCAAGGACGGTATGCGGGAGCGGTTCGACGCCCTGCGCCATATGGGCATCAGGACGGTCATGATCACGGGTGACAACCCGCTGACCGCCAGGGCCATCGCCGAGGAGGCCGGCGTCGACGACTTCCTCGCCGAGGCCACCCCCGAGGACAAGATGGCCCTCATCAAACGGGAGCAGGCCGGGGGCAAGCTCGTCGCGATGACGGGCGACGGCACCAACGACGCCCCGGCACTCGCGCAGGCGGACGTCGGTGTGGCCATGAACACCGGCACCTCGGCCGCCAAGGAGGCCGGGAACATGGTGGACCTGGACTCCAACCCGACCAAGCTCATCGAGATCGTGGAGATCGGCAAGCAGCTGCTCATCACCCGGGGCGCGCTGACCACCTTCTCCATCGCCAACGACGTGGCGAAGTACTTCGCGATCATCCCCGCGATGTTCGCGGTCGCCTACCCGGGCCTGGACAAGCTCAACATCATGGGCCTGGCCTCACCGGAGTCCGCGATCCTCTCCGCGGTGATCTTCAACGCGCTGATCATCATCGCGTTGGTGCCGCTCGCCCTGAAGGGCGTGCAGTACAAGCCGATGAGCGCGGACCGGATGCTGCGCCGCAACCTCGCCGTCTACGGCCTGGGCGGCCTGATCGCCCCGTTCATCGGCATCAAGATCATCGACCTGCTCATCTCCCTCATTCCAGGCATCGGGTGA
- a CDS encoding PaaI family thioesterase, protein MAPVRHPDAPAPGELLGAHYDQCFGCGGSQPHGLHLEARAAEGVRVTAEFTVRPAHQGAPGLAHGGVLATALDETLGSLNWLLRVIAVTGRLETDFVRPVPVDSVLYLEAEVTAVHHRKIYSTAIGRIGGPEGPVAVRADALFIEVKVDHFIENGRPDEIRAVMADPDQIKRARAFEVNP, encoded by the coding sequence GTGGCGCCGGTGCGGCACCCCGACGCCCCGGCGCCCGGGGAACTGCTCGGTGCGCACTACGACCAGTGTTTCGGCTGCGGCGGGTCCCAGCCCCACGGGCTGCACCTGGAGGCGCGGGCCGCTGAGGGCGTCCGGGTCACCGCCGAGTTCACCGTCCGGCCTGCCCACCAGGGCGCGCCCGGCCTGGCACACGGCGGTGTGCTCGCCACGGCCCTCGACGAGACGCTCGGCTCGCTGAACTGGCTGCTGCGGGTGATCGCGGTGACCGGTCGGCTCGAGACCGACTTCGTGCGGCCGGTTCCGGTTGACTCGGTGCTGTATCTGGAGGCCGAGGTCACCGCCGTGCACCACCGCAAGATCTACTCCACCGCGATCGGACGGATCGGTGGCCCCGAAGGGCCTGTCGCGGTCCGCGCCGACGCCCTCTTCATAGAGGTCAAGGTCGACCACTTCATCGAGAACGGCCGTCCGGACGAGATCCGTGCGGTGATGGCCGACCCCGACCAGATCAAGCGCGCCCGCGCATTCGAGGTGAACCCCTGA
- a CDS encoding DUF3159 domain-containing protein, which translates to MTSLDKPTTETTSPDQAGDDSKAITEAALFEAFGGLRGMVETVLPGLLFVTIYTINKNLHFSAIAALAVSLVCVVVRLLRKDTVKHAFSGVFGVAFGVVFAMMTGNAKDFYLPGMLYTLGLAVAYIVTTLCGVPLIGLILGPVFKENLSWRTRNPGRKTAYAKASWAWGLILLGKCAILFPLYWWADFAQLGWVLVILKIPPFLLAVYLTWIFLAKAPPPIDVFAEMEAEEAAEKARKAAAAGRSDV; encoded by the coding sequence GTGACGTCCCTCGACAAGCCGACCACCGAGACAACCTCGCCCGACCAGGCCGGTGACGACAGCAAAGCCATCACCGAGGCCGCCCTCTTCGAGGCCTTCGGTGGCCTGCGGGGGATGGTGGAGACCGTTCTCCCCGGCCTGCTCTTCGTCACGATCTACACGATCAACAAGAATCTGCACTTCTCGGCGATCGCGGCCCTGGCCGTGTCTCTGGTGTGCGTCGTCGTACGGCTCCTCCGCAAGGACACCGTCAAGCACGCCTTCAGCGGGGTCTTCGGTGTCGCCTTCGGTGTCGTCTTCGCGATGATGACGGGCAACGCCAAGGACTTCTATCTGCCCGGCATGCTCTACACGCTGGGCCTCGCGGTCGCCTACATCGTCACGACGCTGTGCGGTGTCCCGCTGATCGGACTGATCCTGGGCCCGGTATTCAAGGAGAATCTCTCCTGGCGTACCCGGAACCCGGGCCGCAAGACGGCCTATGCCAAGGCCAGCTGGGCCTGGGGTCTGATCCTGCTGGGCAAGTGCGCGATCCTCTTCCCGCTGTACTGGTGGGCCGACTTCGCGCAGCTCGGCTGGGTGCTGGTCATTCTGAAGATCCCGCCGTTCCTGCTGGCCGTCTATCTGACCTGGATCTTCCTGGCCAAGGCGCCGCCGCCGATCGATGTGTTCGCGGAGATGGAGGCGGAGGAGGCCGCGGAGAAGGCCCGTAAGGCCGCCGCGGCCGGCCGGTCCGACGTCTGA
- the kdpA gene encoding potassium-transporting ATPase subunit KdpA, giving the protein MSPFVAGVLQLLALIAALALAYRPLGDYMAGVYGSTRHLRVERWIYRAIGADPAVEMRWPAYLRSVLAFSAVSVLFLYLLQRLQGYLPGSLGFASIAPDQAFNTAVSFVTNTNWQSYSGEQAMGHVVQTGGLAVQNFVSAAVGMAVAVALVRGFALPRALGSARAGGTPIRTGELGNFWADLVRGTVRILLPISVIGAIVLVACGVIQNFSGIHEVGQFLNEHSMGGSQQWNGGAVASQEVIKELGTNGGGYFNANAAHPFENPNAFSNLFEIFLILLIPFAMTRTFGRMVGSLKQGYAILATMVTIWVGFVLLMWWTEFAHHGPAFQIAGGAMEGKETRFGIGASSIFAVSTTLTSTGAVDAFHSSFTGLGGGITMLGMMLGEIAPGGVGSGLYGILIMAIIAVFIAGLMVGRTPEYLGKKLGTRQIKLAACYILITPALVLCFTAAAMTLPTPVHSMTNSGAHGFSEILYAYTSAANNNGSAFAGLNADTLWFNTTLGLAMLLGRFVPMVFVLALAGSLAEQQPVPATAGTLRTEKPLFTGLLVGTIIIVTGLTYFPALALGPLAEGLS; this is encoded by the coding sequence ATGAGCCCCTTCGTTGCTGGTGTGCTCCAGCTGCTCGCGCTGATCGCCGCGCTGGCGCTGGCATACCGTCCGCTCGGCGACTACATGGCCGGAGTCTACGGCTCCACGAGACATCTGCGCGTGGAGCGGTGGATCTACAGGGCCATCGGCGCCGACCCCGCCGTCGAAATGCGCTGGCCCGCCTACCTGCGCAGTGTGCTGGCCTTCTCGGCGGTGAGCGTGCTGTTCCTGTACCTGCTGCAGCGGCTCCAGGGATACCTGCCCGGTTCGCTGGGCTTCGCCTCCATCGCCCCGGACCAGGCGTTCAACACCGCCGTTTCGTTTGTGACGAACACCAACTGGCAGTCGTACTCCGGCGAGCAGGCCATGGGCCATGTCGTGCAGACCGGTGGCCTGGCGGTGCAGAACTTCGTCTCCGCGGCCGTCGGCATGGCCGTCGCGGTGGCCTTGGTGCGCGGTTTCGCCCTCCCCCGAGCTCTCGGCTCCGCTCGAGCAGGGGGGACCCCCATCCGTACCGGTGAGCTGGGCAACTTCTGGGCCGACCTGGTGCGCGGCACGGTGCGTATCCTGCTGCCGATCTCGGTGATCGGCGCGATCGTGCTGGTCGCGTGCGGTGTCATCCAGAACTTCTCCGGGATCCACGAGGTCGGCCAGTTCTTGAATGAGCACAGCATGGGCGGCTCGCAGCAGTGGAACGGCGGCGCGGTGGCCTCGCAGGAGGTCATCAAGGAGCTGGGCACCAACGGCGGCGGTTACTTCAACGCGAACGCCGCCCACCCCTTCGAGAACCCCAACGCGTTCTCGAACCTCTTCGAGATCTTCCTGATCCTGCTGATCCCGTTCGCCATGACCCGCACCTTCGGCAGGATGGTCGGCTCCCTCAAGCAGGGCTACGCGATCCTGGCGACGATGGTGACCATCTGGGTCGGCTTCGTGCTGCTGATGTGGTGGACCGAGTTCGCGCACCACGGCCCGGCCTTCCAGATCGCCGGCGGCGCGATGGAGGGCAAGGAGACCCGGTTCGGCATCGGGGCCTCGTCGATCTTCGCCGTGTCGACCACGCTCACGTCGACGGGCGCGGTGGACGCGTTCCACTCCTCCTTCACCGGTCTGGGCGGCGGAATCACGATGCTCGGCATGATGCTGGGCGAGATCGCGCCCGGCGGCGTCGGGTCCGGCCTGTACGGCATCCTGATCATGGCGATCATCGCGGTGTTCATCGCCGGCCTGATGGTGGGCCGTACGCCCGAATACCTCGGCAAGAAGCTCGGTACCCGGCAGATCAAGCTCGCCGCCTGTTACATCCTCATCACCCCGGCGCTGGTGCTGTGCTTCACCGCCGCGGCGATGACGCTGCCGACCCCTGTGCACTCCATGACGAACTCCGGCGCGCACGGCTTCTCCGAGATCCTCTACGCCTACACCTCGGCCGCCAACAACAACGGCTCGGCCTTCGCGGGGCTGAACGCGGACACGCTGTGGTTCAACACCACCCTCGGCCTGGCGATGCTGCTCGGTCGGTTCGTCCCGATGGTCTTCGTCCTGGCGCTGGCCGGCTCGCTCGCCGAGCAGCAGCCGGTCCCCGCGACCGCGGGCACGCTGCGCACCGAGAAACCGCTGTTCACCGGCCTGCTGGTCGGCACGATCATCATCGTCACCGGTCTTACGTACTTCCCGGCACTGGCCCTCGGCCCGCTGGCGGAGGGACTGTCATGA
- a CDS encoding TrkA family potassium uptake protein, whose protein sequence is MHIVIMGCGRVGAALAQTLEQQGHTVAVIDQDPTAFRRLGSGFGGRRVTGVGFDQDTLREAGIEEAGAFAAVSSGDNSNIIAARVAREMFGIENVAARIYDPRRAEVYQRLGIPTVATVRWTADQMLRRLLPSGAEPLWRDPSGGVQLAEVHTSPAWIGRKISELQEETGVRVAFLTRLGEAIIPSSQTVLQEGDLVHVMMRTDEIETVEAAFAHGPEGNGH, encoded by the coding sequence ATGCATATCGTCATCATGGGTTGCGGGCGAGTGGGAGCCGCTCTTGCGCAGACCCTGGAGCAGCAGGGGCACACGGTCGCCGTGATCGACCAGGACCCCACGGCCTTCCGCCGCCTGGGCTCGGGGTTCGGTGGCCGCCGGGTCACCGGAGTCGGGTTCGACCAGGACACCCTGCGTGAGGCGGGGATCGAGGAGGCCGGGGCGTTCGCCGCGGTGAGCAGCGGTGACAATTCCAACATCATCGCCGCCCGGGTGGCCCGCGAGATGTTCGGCATCGAGAACGTCGCTGCTCGTATCTACGACCCCCGGCGCGCCGAGGTCTACCAGCGTCTGGGCATCCCCACCGTGGCCACCGTCCGCTGGACCGCCGACCAGATGCTGCGACGGCTGTTGCCGTCCGGAGCCGAGCCGCTGTGGCGCGACCCCAGCGGCGGGGTGCAGCTCGCGGAGGTGCACACCTCGCCGGCGTGGATCGGCCGGAAGATCAGCGAGCTGCAGGAGGAGACGGGCGTCCGCGTCGCGTTCCTCACCCGTCTGGGCGAAGCGATCATTCCGAGCTCGCAGACGGTGCTGCAGGAGGGTGATCTGGTGCACGTCATGATGCGCACCGACGAGATCGAGACGGTCGAGGCCGCCTTCGCCCACGGCCCCGAAGGGAATGGTCACTGA
- a CDS encoding response regulator — protein sequence MLRSSGGRPRTPRVLVVDDEPQIVRALVINLKARKYEVDAASDGATALELAAARHPDVIVLDLGLPDMDGVEVIKGLRGWTRVPILVLSARHSSDEKVEALDAGADDYVTKPFGMDELLARLRAAVRRAEPTAVPEEGDGVALVDTADFTVDLAAKKANRGGKDIRLTPTEWHLLEVLVRNSGRLVSQKQLLQEVWGPSYGTETNYLRVYMAQLRRKLESDPSHPRHFITEPGMGYRFER from the coding sequence ATGCTGCGCTCATCCGGGGGACGTCCCCGGACCCCCAGGGTGCTCGTGGTCGACGACGAGCCGCAGATCGTACGCGCCCTCGTGATCAACCTGAAGGCGCGCAAGTACGAGGTGGACGCGGCCTCGGACGGCGCCACCGCGCTGGAACTCGCCGCCGCCCGGCACCCCGATGTGATCGTCCTCGACCTCGGCCTGCCGGACATGGACGGCGTCGAAGTGATCAAGGGCCTGCGCGGCTGGACCAGGGTGCCGATCCTGGTGCTCTCCGCCCGCCACTCCTCCGACGAGAAGGTCGAGGCCCTGGACGCGGGCGCAGACGACTACGTCACCAAGCCCTTCGGCATGGACGAACTGCTGGCCCGGCTGCGCGCCGCCGTCCGCCGCGCCGAGCCGACGGCGGTCCCGGAGGAGGGCGACGGCGTCGCCCTCGTGGATACGGCGGACTTCACCGTCGACCTGGCCGCGAAGAAGGCCAACCGGGGCGGCAAGGACATACGCCTGACCCCCACCGAATGGCATCTGCTGGAGGTCCTGGTGCGCAACAGCGGGCGCCTGGTGAGCCAAAAGCAGCTGCTGCAGGAGGTGTGGGGCCCCTCGTACGGCACTGAGACGAACTACCTGCGCGTCTACATGGCCCAGCTGCGCCGCAAGCTGGAATCCGACCCGTCGCACCCCCGCCACTTCATCACGGAGCCGGGCATGGGTTACCGCTTCGAACGCTGA
- the kdpF gene encoding K(+)-transporting ATPase subunit F — MTAENIVGLIVAVALLGYLVLALLYPERF, encoded by the coding sequence GTGACTGCCGAGAACATCGTCGGCCTGATCGTGGCCGTCGCCCTGCTGGGCTATCTCGTCCTCGCCCTCCTGTACCCGGAGAGGTTCTGA